From Zalophus californianus isolate mZalCal1 chromosome 16, mZalCal1.pri.v2, whole genome shotgun sequence, one genomic window encodes:
- the GPR179 gene encoding probable G-protein coupled receptor 179, whose protein sequence is MGPRAVVMPHPVWGLLGCYFLGSWALGAPQPLRSLPPLSSQVKLGSVPMRVPPEGAEAALAFLYSGDAQQLSGANCSEPYEAHGTGAGPGLPPVLWRAAGSLAQAANFLNMLLQANDIRESSVEEDVEWYQALVRSVAEGDPRAYRAFLTFDPPPGASHLPLALQATRMGEETILQDLAGSRVQEESPTGAPDTSALQKRVLTNDLGSLGSPKWPQGDGYVGDMQHVKLSPPFLECQEGRLRPGWLIRLSATFYGLKPDLSPEVRGQVQMDVDLQSVDINQCASGPGWYSNTHRCDLNSTQCVPLESRGFVLGHYLCRCQPGFYGASRSRGLEESAAQPTGPFGSPHSSSGGLLQCQPCAEDCTSCVDARPCLVEEASVLRVAVLACQTCCMLAVFLSMLLAYRCRRSKRIRTSGVVLLETILFGSLLLYFPVFILYFKPSVFRCIALRWVRLLGFATVYGTIILKLYRVLQAFLSRSAQRGPHLSTGRLLQRLGLLLLLVLGFLVVWTMGALERGSHTPLVTRGHTPMGRHFYLCHHDRWDYIMVVAEMLLLGCGSFLCYATRAAPSALRELRYMAVALHSELPLSAAFHTARFVLVPSLHPDWTLLLFFLHTHSTVTTTLALIFIPKFQKLGAPPREEMVDEVYEDELDLQRSGSYLESSIASAWSEHSLDPGDIRDELKKLYAQLEVHKTKEMAANNPHLPKKRGSWRRGLGHSFMRYLAEFPEALARQHSRDMGSPSRGSLPGSSRRRLLSSSLQVSEEPPALRKSRSTYDHERRGHRREQDAPLLDSLLRRKLAKKASRESRESLELVDGPPTLGFRSASAHNLTVCERLPRARPASLQKSLSVVAGCGEKALLVASQAYLEETYRQAKEREERKKAEAALASPGRRPSSARRLERAQGAPLSAPPSPAKSCGVDGSHMAAAAAGRLQEAVRRLPHPPVRHQVSTPITAPSGACPGELRRLSPTSTLAPAPMPAPAPAPAPTPVPALALVPICPQSPSLLTFICPWENAELPVKKGNVAQEGPPGPEHSSLSPAPARAKLWRALSVAVEKGGTAESAVVTKDGRLQGGADEGDEDKPKVFSKSHSLKTPTQQGSMHSLGLAIKALTRSRSTHKEKESEGGSPETEEKGRAAGQGVGACPRSPRLGWPKAVVSKQATLAPCDDESLQNQQNAHTSRMLQVCHWEGSREQDNRGRRTSHSLGEGKVERASKAGSATLRQARQGTVGDKSAERAKEAPGAWRELPKAGLQPLGGADRKMAEMCPREVTQSEASQPDHGYKAQICPWEASEGGPEKGTLQQALDDSQERGKASEKSEPQSVAAVARKKPERLVRGQEAVCPWEGADPGSPSPRSVSQDSDRTKGRSEAVGSREAGEVEKHQWEATGTKVCTPDTAKAELCPWEAFEGENGKPFQEGVKKLPQEKQETSKKATFWKEQKLSGNLESFCPWERTDFRGPSAVPTPAPGTPGGSGSLGSSISEVGPWEAGDTPIRKAEICPWELGDEVAGKAMLSQGTGGEFLQEKGKASGQGLFAEMGERAGKAVQKRGQQQESVCPQESSAPGSSSPCLDNSSAKAGGQLLSNGGSRETQVGPQEDPRPELKQVIPARAELCPWEVNERIREDWTSGQTAKARESQKDKEKAPGMSGIKDGTAGEKPAGQIQKQEAVCPWENGDPGSFSPQPGPQDTDGPRASCHVSGSVGSQTAEICPWDTDDTVPAEKAEVCPWEVGAGAGQEGALGVEAIRKFPNDRGKASACPGPSKTAVTAPEKPERPAWEREVACPWESLDPGGSSWHSDTLGTERPKAGFQELDRMGCRAAEVCPWEVDKAPTSEKAKIRPWELNEGATGLGSEQERSDSAEQGEKTLEKERLTSLGKDISKWETKRSQEQEAVCPWEKDLREPSAQGPEASDSPLSTSSKAAEGHSLEVRDEAAEKGRLTQDPKTGSLPEHKIPEKAPSSKAKFTIEDGGKASNKLQSICPWESMAPAGAFSHPDSQGCDQPKAGSQALVYVGGRLAEVCPWDAPALDAPKPDSSAKAEICPWEVTESVPDEGTASQDGKGQPQEEKGRVPGRPEPKAVVVQEKPERADGKHEAVCPWESEDSGGLPPQPALRASDRGKGSSEEAGSVGAKVAEVCPWEAEEAPSAKELEICPWEVNKEAAEKGQLEQEVDRKSQGQGEMILQKAGGTEEHFSKEAAKVSREETVCPQEGTDSGAPWPQPDASKAGQPIGSPQGASSVGSRMAELCQWEVTDPEGNGIKGIIADICDWEGTGAPSEESGLLALTATQTEIFLPTVPENPPCLLVHRSPGSFLPESKTSRPEVSKAASTFTPEGVRELQGASGHARRTSSAPEPSLQEAEAQESSSLTEDQGEGASTAPPEELSPPNVYPWDCE, encoded by the exons ATGGGCCCCAGGGCAGTGGTCATGCCCCACCCTGTGTGGGGGCTGCTGGGTTGCTATTTCCTTGGCAGCTGGGCTCTGGGGGCTCCGCAGCCCCTCCGCTCTCTGCCACCTCTGTCCTCCCAAGTCAAACTGGGGTCTGTGCCCATGCGGGTGCCCCCAGAGGGGGCCGAGGCAGCCCTGGCTTTTCTCTACTCCGGAGATGCCCAACAGCTGTCGGGGGCTAATTGCAGTGAGCCTTATGAAGCCCATGGCACAGGAGCTGGACCAGGACTCCCCCCAGTCCTGTGGAGGGCAGCGGGCTCCCTTGCCCAGGCCGCTAATTTCCTCAACATGCTGCTACAAGCCAACGACATCCGCGAGTCCAGTGTGGAGGAGGATGTGGAGTGGTACCAGGCACTGGTCCGCAGCGTGGCCGAGGGGGACCCAAGGGCATACCGGGCTTTTCTGACCTTTGACCCTCCACCAGGGGCCAGCCACCTGCCGCTGGCCCTGCAGGCCACCCGGATGGGGGAGGAGACCATCCTTCAGGACTTGGCTGGGAGCAGAGTACAGGAGGAGAGCCCAACCGGGGCCCCGGACACCTCTGCCCTACAGAAGCGGGTGCTGACCAATGACCTAGGGAGCCTCGGCAGCCCCAAGTGGCCACAGGGGGATGGCTATGTGGGCGACATGCAGCATGTGAAGCTGTCTCCTCCCTTCCTGGAATGCCAGGAGGGCCGGCTCCGTCCTGGCTGGCTTATCAGACTTTCTGCCACCTTCTATGGACTCAAGCCAGACCTCAGCCCAGAGGTCAG GGGGCAGGTGCAGATGGACGTAGATCTTCAGAGCGTGGACATCAATCAGTGTGCCAGTGGGCCAGGCTGGTACTCTAACACACACCGGTGTGATCTCAACAGCACCCAG TGTGTCCCCCTGGAGAGTCGGGGCTTTGTCCTTGGCCACTACCTCTGCCGCTGCCAACCTGGCTTCTACGGGGCAAGCCGCTCCAGGG GGTTGGAAGAGAGTGCCGCCCAGCCTACTGGGCCATTCGGCTCCCCTCACAGCAGCTCTGGGGGGCTGCTGCAATGCCAGCCATGTGCTGAGGACTGCACCAGCTGCGTGGATGCCAGGCCGTGCCTGGTGGAGGAAGCCTCGGTGCTGCGGGTGGCGGTGCTGGCCTGCCAGACCTGCTGCATGTTGGCCGTCTTCCTGAGCATGCTGCTCGCCTACCGCTGCCGCCGGAGCAAG AGGATCCGAACCTCTGGTGTGGTCCTGCTGGAAACCATCCTTTTTGGATCCCTGCTGCTCTACTTCCCT GTCTTCATCCTGTACTTCAAGCCCAGTGTATTCCGCTGCATCGCTCTCCGTTGGGTCCGGTTGCTGGGTTTTGCCACTGTCTACGGCACCATTATACTCAAGCTTTATAG GGTGCTCCAGGCGTTTCTGTCTCGCTCGGCCCAGCGGGGCCCCCACCTGAGTACTGGGCGGCTGCTGCAGCGGCTGGGGCTGCTCCTGCTGCTCGTGCTGGGCTTCCTGGTGGTGTGGACCATGGGGGCCCTGGAACGAGGCAGCCACACACCCCTGGTGACCCGAGGCCACACTCCCATGGGCCGCCACTTCTACCTCTGCCATCACGACCGCTGGGACTACATCATGGTTGTGG CCGAGATGCTGCTCCTGGGCTGCGGCAGCTTCCTCTGCTACGCCACCCGAGCCGCACCCTCGGCCCTCCGCGAGCTGCGCTACATGGCAGTCGCCCTGCACAGTGAGCTGCCGCTCTCTGCTGCCTTCCACACAGCCAG gtTTGTGCTGGTTCCCTCCCTGCACCCAGACTGGACCctgctcctcttcttcctccacacCCACAGCACCGTCACCACCACACTAGCTCTGATCTTCATTCCTAAG TTCCAGAAGCTGGGGGCTCCTCCCCGGGAGGAGATGGTGGATGAGGTGTACGAGGACGAGCTGGACCTGCAGCGCTCAGGCTCCTACCTGGAGAGCAGCATCGCTTCAGCCTGGAGTGAGCACAGCCTGGACCCCGGAGACATTCGG gaCGAGCTGAAGAAGCTCTACGCCCAGCTAGAGGTCCACAAGACCAAGGAAATGGCTGCGAACAACCCGCACCTGCCTAAGAAGCGGGGCAGCTGGCGCCGGGGCCTGGGCCACTCCTTCATGAGGTACCTGGCCGAGTTCCCGGAGGCCCTGGCCCGGCAGCACTCCCGGGACATGGGCTCCCCCAGCCGCGGCAGCCTGCCTGGCTCCTCGCGCCGCCGGCTCCTCAGCTCCAGCCTCCAGGTCTCTGAGGAGCCCCCGGCCCTGCGCAAGTCCCGCAGCACCTATGACCACGAGCGCCGGGGCCACCGCCGGGAGCAGGACGCCCCGCTCCTCGACTCGCTGCTGCGCAGGAAGCTGGCCAAGAAGGCCTCGAGGGAAAGCAGGGAGAGCCTGGAGTTGGTGGACGGGCCCCCCACCCTGGGCTTCCGGTCGGCCAGCGCCCACAACCTGACGGTGTGCGAGAGGCTCCCCCGGGCCCGGCCCGCATCCCTGCAGAAGTCGCTCAGCGTGGTGGCAGGCTGCGGGGAAAAGGCCCTGCTTGTGGCCAGCCAGGCCTACCTGGAGGAGACCTATCGGCAGGCCAAGGAgcgagaggagagaaagaaggccGAGGCAGCCCTGGCGAGCCCGGGGAGGAGGCCGTCGTCGGCCAGGAGGCTGGAGCGAGCTCAAGGGGCCCCCCTGTCAGCCCCGCCCTCCCCGGCCAAGAGCTGCGGTGTGGACGGCTCCCACATGGCTGCCGCTGCCGCCGGGAGGCTTCAGGAGGCTGTGAGAAGGCTGCCTCACCCACCGGTCCGGCACCAGGTCTCCACGCCCATCACGGCCCCGTCAGGAGCCTGCCCGGGAGAGCTGAGGAGGCTGTCTCCCACCTCCACCTTGGCTCCAGCCCCGAtgccagctccagccccagccccagccccgaccccagtccctgccctggCACTAGTCCCCATATGCCCCCAAAGCCCCAGTTTACTCACTTTCATCTGCCCCTGGGAGAATGCAGAACTGCCAGTCAAGAAAGGAAATGTGGCTCAAGAAGGCCCCCCAGGGCCCGAGCACAgcagcctctcccctgccccagctcgGGCCAAGCTCTGGAGAGCTCTCTCTGTTGCAGTCGAGAAAGGGGGCACCGCGGAGAGTGCAGTGGTCACAAAGGACGGACGTCTCCAAGGGGGAGCTGATGAGGGCGACGAGGACAAGCCTAAGGTCTTCTCTAAATCCCACAGCCTCAAGACCCCCACGCAGCAGGGTTCCATGCACAGTCTAGGCCTGGCCATCAAAGCTCTGACCCGTTCTCGGAGCACTCACAAAGAGAAGGAGAGCGAGGGAGGGAGTCCTGAGACAGAGGAGAAGGGCAGAGCTGCAGGACAGGGTGTAGGGGCATGCCCCAGATCCCCCAGGCTAGGCTGGCCCAAGGCGGTGGTGAGTAAGCAGGCCACCCTTGCACCCTGTGATGATGAGTCCCTCCAGAACCAACAGAATGCTCACACCAGCAGAATGCTTCAAGTCTGTCActgggagggcagcagggaaCAAGACAACAGAGGCAGGAGGACATCCCACAGTCTAGGGGAGGGGAAAGTAGAGAGAGCAAGTAAAGCGGGGTCTGCTACACTGAGACAAGCCAGGCAAGGCACAGTTGGGGACAAAAGTGCTGAGCGAGCAAAAGAAGCCCCTGGTGCATGGCGGGAACTGCCCAAAGCTGGCCTCCAGCCCCTGGGTGGTGCTGACCGCAAGATGGCAGAGATGTGTCCCAGGGAAGTCACCCAGTCAGAAGCAAGTCAGCCTGACCACGGCTACAAGGCCCAGATCTGCCCCTGGGAGGCAAGCGAAGGGGGCCCCGAGAAGGGAACGTTACAACAAGCTCTAGATGACTCccaagagagagggaaagcctCGGAGAAGTCAGAGCCCCAAAGCGTGGCGGCTGTTGCCCGGAAAAAGCCAGAGAGGCTGGTGAGGGGGCAGGAGGCCGTGTGTCCCTGGGAGGGTGCCGATCCCGGGAGTCCGTCCCCTCGGTCAGTCTCTCAAGATTCTGACAGAACCAAGGGCAGGTCTGAGGCAGTGGGCAGCAGAGAAGCTGGAGAGGTGGAGAAGCATCAGTGGGAAGCCACAGGCACAAAAGTTTGTACACCTGACACTGCCAAAGCAGAGCTCTGTCCCTGGGAGGCATTCGAGGGAGAGAATGGGAAACCATTCCAGGAAGGAGTGAAGAAGCTTCCCCAGGAAAAGCAGGAAACCTCCAAGAAAGCAACCTTCTGGAAAGAACAGAAACTGAGTGGAAACTTGGAGTCTTTTTGTCCATGGGAGAGGACAGATTTCCGGGGCCCCTCGGCAGTCCCCACCCCGGCCCCAGGAACCCCTGGGGGCTCCGGGAGTTTGGGCAGCAGCATCTCGGAGGTGGGTCCATGGGAGGCAGGAGATACTCCTATCAGGAAAGCAGAGATCTGTCCCTGGGAGCTGGGTGATGAGGTAGCTGGGAAGGCAATGCTGAGTCAGGGGACAGGGGGAGAATTTCTCCAGGAAAAGGGGAAAGCCTCCGGACAAGGGCTCTTTGCAGAGATGGGAGAACGAGCTGGGAAGGCGGTGCAGAAAAGGGGTCAACAGCAGGAGTCAGTGTGTCCCCAGGAGAGCTCAGCCCCTGGGTCCTCCAGCCCATGTCTAGATAATTCCTCAGCCAAAGCTGGTGGCCAACTCCTTAGCaatggaggaagcagagaaacgCAGGTAGGTCCCCAGGAAGATCCCAGGCCAGAGCTGAAGCAAGTAATACCTGCCAGAGCAGAACTCTGTCCTTGGGaggtaaatgaaagaataaggGAGGACTGGACATCGGGCCAGACAGCAAAAGCAAGAGAATCTCAAAAGGACAAGGAGAAAGCGCCTGGAATGTCAGGGATCAAAGATGGCACAGCTGGGGAAAAGCCCGCAGGACAAATCCAAAAGCAGGAAGCAGTCTGTCCTTGGGAGAACGGGGACCCTGGCAGCTTCTCCCCACAACCAGGTCCTCAAGACACAGACGGACCCAGAGCCAGTTGCCACGTGTCGGGCAGTGTGGGAAGCCAAACTGCTGAGATCTGTCCATGGGACACGGACGACACCGTGCCTGCTGAGAAGGCTGAGGTCTGTCCCTGGGAGGTGGGTGCTGGagcagggcaggaaggggctTTGGGAGTTGAGGCCATTAGGAAATTTCCAAACGACAGAGGAAAGGCTTCTGCATGTCCTGGCCCCAGCAAGACAGCTGTTACTGCTCCAGAGAAGCCAGAGAGGCCGGCCTGGGAGCGGGAGGTGGCCTGTCCCTGGGAAAGCTTGGATCCAGGCGGCTCTTCTTGGCATTCAGACACTCTGGGCACAGAGAGACCAAAAGCTGGATTCCAGGAACTGGACCGCATGGGCTGCAGGGCAGCTGAGGTGTGTCCCTGGGAAGTGGACAAAGCGCCTACCAGTGAGAAAGCCAAGATTCGTCCCTGGGAGCTGAATGAAGGAGCTACTGGGCTGGGATCGGAACAAGAGAGGAGTGActcagcagagcagggagagaaaaCTCTAGAAAAGGAGAGACTCACCTCCCTGGGAAAAGACATATCAAAATGGGAGACAAAACGGAGTCAAGAGCAGGAAGCTGTTTGTCCTTGGGAGAAGGACTTGAGGGAACCCTCTGCGCAGGGCCCTGAGGCCTCAGACTCGCCCCTCAGCACGAGTAGCAAAGCAGCAGAGGGACACTCCTTGGAAGTGAGGGATGAGGCAGCAGAGAAAGGGCGCCTGACACAAGACCCAAAGACGGGCTCCCTCCCAGAACACAAAATCCCAGAAAAAGCCCCATCTTCCAAAGCAAAATTCACTATTGAAGATGGGGGGAAAGCAAGCAACAAGCTACAATCTATCTGTCCATGGGAAAGCATGGCGCCGGCAGGCGCTTTCTCTCACCCGGACAGTCAGGGCTGTGACCAACCTAAAGCTGGCTCTCAGGCACTGGTCTACGTTGGGGGCAGGCTCGCTGAGGTGTGCCCATGGGATGCTCCTGCCTTGGATGCTCCTAAACCTGACAGCAGCGCCAAAGCTGAGATCTGCCCCTGGGAGGTGACTGAAAGTGTCCCTGATGAAGGGACAGCAAGCCAAGATGGAAAAGGGCAACCTcaagaggagaaggggagagtcCCAGGAAGACCAGAGCCCAAAGCTGTGGTGGTTCAGGAGAAGCCAGAGAGGGCAGATGGGAAACATGAGGCAGTGTGTCCCTGGGAGAGTGAAGACTCTGGGGGGCTGCCTCCACAGCCAGCCCTGCGAGCTTCTGACAGGGGCAAAGGCAGTTCTGAGGAAGCAGGCAGTGTGGGGGCCAAGGTGGCAGAAGTGTGTCCGTGGGAAGCAGAAGAGGCTCCATCTGCCAAAGAACTGGAAATCTGCCCTTGGGAGGTGAATAAAGAAGCCGCAGAGAAAGGGCAACTGGAACAAGAGGTGGACAGAAAGTCccaagggcagggagagatgaTCCTTCAAAAGGCTGGAGGGACTGAagaacacttttccaaagaagcagCTAAAGTCAGCAGAGAGGAGACAGTCTGCCCCCAGGAAGGCACAGATTCGGGGGCACCCTGGCCCCAGCCAGACGCTTCCAAAGCTGGCCAACCCATAGGCAGTCCCCAGGGAGCAAGCAGTGTGGGCAGCAGGATGGCAGAGCTGTGTCAATGGGAAGTCACAGATCCAGAAGGGAATGGGATAAAGGGCATCATAGCAGACATCTGTGATTGGGAGGGAACTGGAGCCCCATCTGAGGAATCCGGCCTTCTGGCTTTAACAGCAACTCAGACAGAAATATTTCTCCCCACAGTCCCTGAGAACCCACCATGCCTTTTAGTCCACAGATCTCCAGGTAGCTTCCTTCCAGAAAGCAAAACCTCCCGCCCTGAGGTGAGCAAGGCAGCCAGTACTTTTACCCCAGAAGGTGTCAGAGAGCTCCAAGGAGCCTCAGGACATGCGCGGAGGACCAGCTCAGCCCCAGAGCCGAGTCTccaagaagctgaggctcaggagTCCTCCTCCTTAACTGAAGACCAAGGAGAAGGGGCTTCTACAGCTCCACCTGAGGAACTCTCCCCTCCAAATGTCTATCCCTGGGACTGCGAGTAA